One part of the Methanomassiliicoccales archaeon genome encodes these proteins:
- a CDS encoding DUF92 domain-containing protein, with the protein MIDWVSLAIVLLLCLALAILSYWFGLLTASGSISAFALGIVIGALGSISWLLILVIFTILGFLVTRYKLQEKIDGGLQEGKKGERTYKNVLANGLIPALIALFAWIMGVQQEAIPAIMFLSAISVAASDTVASEMGILSDKTKLITSLRPVPPGTDGGVSTYGTMWALLAAIAASVFGWILLFPNNLIDPLIIVPMIAGFLGCNVDSYIGATLERRGYIGKLGTNIISMASGAIVALIILLVV; encoded by the coding sequence ATGATAGACTGGGTTAGCCTGGCCATAGTACTCTTACTGTGTCTAGCACTAGCCATCCTATCATACTGGTTCGGCCTGCTCACGGCGAGCGGGAGCATCTCCGCCTTCGCTTTAGGCATAGTGATTGGGGCCTTGGGGTCAATCAGCTGGCTCCTCATTCTCGTTATCTTTACAATCCTCGGTTTTCTTGTAACTAGATACAAGCTCCAAGAGAAGATCGATGGGGGGTTGCAGGAGGGAAAAAAAGGCGAAAGAACCTACAAGAATGTTCTCGCAAATGGGCTGATACCAGCTCTAATAGCACTGTTTGCTTGGATCATGGGGGTTCAACAGGAGGCGATCCCAGCAATAATGTTTCTTTCAGCGATAAGTGTCGCGGCTTCAGACACTGTGGCGAGCGAGATGGGCATTCTGAGCGATAAGACCAAGCTCATAACCAGCCTCAGACCTGTTCCTCCAGGGACCGATGGAGGAGTTTCAACCTATGGGACCATGTGGGCGCTCCTTGCCGCAATAGCTGCGTCGGTGTTCGGCTGGATTCTGCTTTTCCCGAACAATCTGATTGATCCACTTATCATTGTGCCAATGATCGCAGGATTCTTGGGGTGCAATGTGGACAGTTATATCGGAGCCACACTGGAGCGAAGAGGTTACATAGGTAAACTCGGAACCAATATCATATCCATGGCTTCGGGAGCTATTGTGGCGTTAATCATACTCCTTGTAGTATGA
- the fliE gene encoding flagellar hook-basal body complex protein FliE produces the protein MRVYVLAGMPGAGKEEFVKVAMEEGFEVIRMGDVVRNEASKRGVANHDQGIGGFAHSERQIHGNNVWARRASALVKNNLTIIDGCRGFSELEVFKRDFGDKVVVIAIHASPRTRYNRLKTRDRDDAPSNWEEFVERDRRELGWGLGKVIVMADYMLVNEGALETFREDARTILAKI, from the coding sequence GTGAGAGTCTACGTACTAGCTGGGATGCCAGGAGCAGGAAAAGAAGAATTCGTGAAAGTGGCAATGGAGGAAGGATTCGAGGTTATCCGCATGGGAGATGTTGTTCGAAATGAAGCTTCCAAAAGGGGTGTCGCCAATCACGATCAGGGTATCGGCGGTTTTGCCCACTCAGAGAGACAAATCCACGGGAATAACGTATGGGCCAGGAGGGCTAGCGCTCTCGTCAAGAACAATCTCACCATAATCGATGGATGCAGAGGATTCTCTGAACTCGAGGTATTCAAGAGAGATTTCGGCGATAAGGTGGTGGTGATCGCCATCCACGCATCTCCTAGAACCAGGTACAACCGATTGAAGACAAGGGATCGAGATGACGCTCCATCGAACTGGGAAGAGTTCGTAGAGCGGGATCGCAGGGAACTGGGCTGGGGTTTGGGAAAGGTGATAGTAATGGCCGATTATATGCTAGTCAACGAGGGTGCCCTTGAGACTTTCCGCGAGGATGCCAGGACCATACTGGCTAAGATTTGA
- a CDS encoding aspartate carbamoyltransferase regulatory subunit — translation MKEFRVTPIRNGTVIDHIDCGMALKVLRIIGVGQNVRSTVSILMHVPSKKAGWKDVVKVEDRELDPREVDKISLISPKATINIIRDFNVAEKYKLDLPNVVRGIVRCGNPSCITNLKEPVEPEFIIDNDDPPVLRCIYCDRILDDIAEHLI, via the coding sequence ATGAAGGAATTTAGGGTCACGCCGATTCGCAATGGGACGGTCATAGATCACATCGATTGTGGAATGGCGCTGAAGGTACTGCGGATCATCGGTGTGGGTCAGAATGTCCGGTCAACGGTAAGTATTCTGATGCACGTGCCCTCAAAGAAAGCTGGATGGAAGGACGTTGTGAAGGTGGAGGACAGGGAACTCGATCCCAGAGAGGTTGATAAAATCTCTTTAATCTCGCCGAAGGCCACCATCAACATCATAAGGGATTTCAACGTGGCAGAGAAGTATAAGCTTGACCTTCCCAATGTGGTGAGAGGCATTGTACGTTGCGGCAATCCGAGCTGCATCACCAACCTGAAGGAGCCTGTCGAGCCGGAGTTCATCATAGACAATGATGACCCCCCAGTACTGAGGTGCATCTACTGCGATAGAATCCTTGATGACATAGCCGAACACCTGATCTGA
- a CDS encoding DUF835 domain-containing protein, with amino-acid sequence MQIDIKPGNFYLLQERKAEKIFILYKLMVEAGKKVTCVSRIHPDQLNEDFGIPHKDSLWLSNTVGERNVNPLNVGILTDRLIRYFEESEDRVVLFEGLEYLVMQNDFGKVLRLVNYLYESVAVTKNIIIVSLDPRAFSAKELAFLEKSAYIIDEKDKISMAKS; translated from the coding sequence ATGCAGATTGATATCAAGCCCGGTAACTTCTACCTCTTGCAGGAAAGGAAGGCTGAAAAAATCTTCATACTCTACAAGCTGATGGTTGAGGCAGGTAAGAAAGTAACTTGCGTGAGCAGGATACACCCGGATCAGCTCAATGAAGATTTTGGCATTCCTCACAAGGACTCTCTTTGGCTCTCAAACACGGTTGGTGAGAGGAATGTGAATCCTCTGAATGTGGGAATACTGACAGATAGGTTGATCAGGTACTTCGAGGAGAGCGAAGATAGGGTGGTCCTCTTTGAGGGATTGGAGTACTTGGTAATGCAAAACGACTTCGGTAAAGTGCTAAGGCTCGTTAACTACCTCTACGAATCAGTGGCTGTCACCAAGAACATAATTATCGTTTCTCTGGACCCCAGAGCCTTCAGTGCGAAGGAACTGGCTTTTCTTGAAAAGAGCGCATACATAATTGATGAGAAAGATAAGATCTCGATGGCAAAATCATAG
- a CDS encoding TrmB family transcriptional regulator, producing MSRKRMDFEFTHLACDEDANRILSLACHRDVSIKEISDMLNIPMSRCYRRVNDMVEKGMLRIENIDENRASLYRSNLKSFYITFENESLNLMVEFQDGGVRSFSYNIEPAAVFA from the coding sequence ATGAGTAGGAAACGAATGGACTTTGAGTTCACTCATCTCGCCTGTGACGAGGACGCCAACAGGATCCTATCATTAGCATGTCACAGAGACGTTAGCATTAAAGAGATATCGGATATGCTCAACATCCCTATGTCTAGATGCTACAGGAGGGTTAATGACATGGTGGAAAAGGGGATGCTGAGAATCGAGAATATAGATGAGAATCGGGCGTCTCTATATCGGTCCAACCTCAAATCATTCTACATCACATTTGAGAATGAAAGTCTCAACCTGATGGTCGAGTTCCAAGATGGAGGTGTCAGGAGCTTCTCTTACAATATTGAACCCGCCGCTGTTTTTGCATGA
- a CDS encoding PKD domain-containing protein: MRRSVGTALIAVALALTTLVSVACPCIGSSPPVPYSESVNLSAFIDDREENFTHLGAFSQSFKAGGWPSDVAMGDLNNDTRLDVAVASASLNRIEIFLQDEAGLLGQVPDIIISLPSAPTGIDVGDIDGDLRDDVAVCLGKDNKIFLYYQSSDFSSYTSKDTFASPQDVAIANIDDDSLMDFVVLSRNSTVSPACSYVVHLGSTGYWGVMHSLSSVNTNHSAIIVAQDYDGDGHVDLIFGDPIEDKVLVLKNEQETLGVDTWTLSQTFDVNGPSDIKFKQIDNTGLEEMIVTAKDSGEVRMYRYSGSLGKFESWKIKGGLSYPSTSCMIDLNDDYILDLITISEDDAIVESYLTSIAYGYGSTPEHFFPSHPSPFFSETRDFDSDGFMDIVIVCNATATNCSVSIYYGGESEYPSNAERNVEFQAGFPTSLVVGDFDEDGISEMGAIMMGQDQIVFIDNQSYQLGAKEMWSGPHWSEVVSLQGENDLVVSNWGSQNMSVFLSNPQFFNDPDPSMEIGTNFSGPGPLSSSDINGDGLQDIIVGCQGGIEILYNTGIAPVLDKNSSFSLYLAGSNITQITTGDFDFGMEYISGWTETTDVAVVNSSQIEVYLNDGSPSPLSASKVYTLVPSGTGQIAWMDSALIDDDELADIVVARDDGTVTVFFQDEGYTPFGFDADNKIVFLAPNGLSNADIGDIDDDGLSEISILGENLAVVTIFDVNKTVSPMVANFTSGGCDGYVIIEDLNNDLREDLIFSSPLSKCVSFVYQQNLPPIAFSEIITQGPIFEGQTVTFFAGNSTDNYSDIGSLDYHWDFGDMGTGNGDTIQHVFLDDGDFTVTLRVTDRGGLYDEVVLQVEIGDLSPNAFFDCPSSAEEGAIVQFTDLSSSYPDQIVNWTWEFGDGWSIPILEGGDPNVTHVFMGDGEYDVNLTVVDDDGSQDSSSITITITDGSPSAGFQVSDPTPAEGQAITFSSTSTSYPDQIVNWTWEFGDSEFGYGEVVQHTFTQDDTYTVGLTVRDSDGSEDTHEILLTVEDVPPIAGIGFLPSWQYEGEVVTFTDISTSYHPIFDWTWEFGDGDKSHVKNPIHVFETEGEYTVRLTVTDDDGSQNWTEVSVEILDTLVADFAINDISLYEGESIQFTDLSNSYHEVINWTWNFGDQNVSWTENSTHAFGDNGSYMVVLIVRASDGSEAQANMTVVVRDTTPVIDSLYTSSGITTILEDMTLQFRVNCTEGNDQIILYQWDFNKEGSFQADNTTTTGRMTARYAQDGIYTVAVRVWDSDSYAQAQIEIEVNNVPPTVELSYYVITSGNIHFFASSYSDNDSDMESLMFQWDFGQGYGTLVNYSSVDHYFENDDMYTVRLRVVDDDGAYATDTVSILVDRTPPTVQVGEVEDTAYIGEIIAISFVVTDAFEVDSVVLYYMIDDNQWTLTMVPSGTAGVYRASIPAQDQTTTIQLWVVATDSSDNSMETGTLSIQVIEKPISMDLYLLGITFGFAIIGGTIYVVRRRYAIDEVFIIFEDGCLISHESRRLKPGMDDDILSSMLVAIQEFVKDSFKDEEATGIRRLDFGDKKIMVEKGDNIYMAVVLHGTGGEKVQQKMQHVLNSIEKEYGQELQDWNGDLEKVRGIKERSKQLFESRILNIRGNSNGESKNFKRSG, translated from the coding sequence ATGAGACGATCAGTAGGGACCGCTTTAATAGCTGTCGCGCTCGCCTTAACCACCTTGGTCAGCGTAGCCTGTCCCTGCATAGGTTCCTCCCCTCCAGTTCCCTATTCTGAATCTGTAAACCTGTCTGCCTTCATTGATGACAGAGAGGAGAACTTCACTCACCTCGGAGCTTTTTCACAGAGCTTCAAAGCCGGAGGCTGGCCCTCCGATGTTGCCATGGGAGACCTGAATAACGATACCAGGCTTGATGTTGCTGTCGCTAGTGCATCCCTCAACAGGATTGAGATCTTTCTTCAGGATGAAGCAGGACTACTAGGTCAAGTCCCAGACATAATCATATCACTTCCATCAGCACCCACTGGAATAGATGTTGGTGATATTGACGGGGACCTAAGGGATGATGTTGCGGTGTGCTTGGGAAAGGATAACAAGATATTCCTGTATTATCAGTCAAGTGATTTTTCTTCATACACCTCCAAGGATACTTTTGCGTCACCTCAGGATGTGGCGATAGCAAACATAGATGATGATTCGCTCATGGATTTCGTTGTACTCAGTAGGAACAGCACCGTTTCGCCTGCCTGTAGTTATGTGGTGCATCTGGGAAGCACTGGTTACTGGGGTGTAATGCATTCCTTATCTTCAGTGAATACGAATCATTCAGCGATCATTGTTGCCCAAGATTATGACGGCGATGGTCACGTCGATCTGATATTTGGTGACCCAATCGAGGATAAGGTCCTCGTTTTGAAGAATGAACAAGAAACCCTTGGAGTTGATACCTGGACATTGTCACAGACTTTCGATGTGAATGGCCCATCTGACATCAAGTTCAAACAAATAGATAACACTGGACTGGAGGAGATGATAGTGACTGCCAAGGATTCTGGTGAAGTTAGAATGTATCGATACAGTGGATCTCTTGGCAAATTCGAATCCTGGAAGATCAAAGGTGGTCTGAGCTATCCCTCTACCTCCTGTATGATAGATCTAAATGATGATTACATTCTCGACCTGATCACGATCTCTGAGGATGACGCTATCGTTGAGTCATACCTCACATCTATTGCTTATGGCTACGGTTCCACCCCAGAACATTTCTTCCCCTCCCATCCATCTCCATTCTTCTCCGAAACACGAGATTTCGATTCGGACGGCTTCATGGACATTGTTATAGTGTGCAACGCTACGGCAACAAACTGTTCGGTCAGTATTTACTATGGAGGGGAATCTGAATACCCCTCAAACGCCGAGAGGAATGTGGAGTTCCAGGCAGGATTCCCCACATCACTTGTTGTGGGTGATTTCGATGAAGATGGAATCTCTGAGATGGGCGCGATAATGATGGGACAAGACCAGATTGTGTTCATCGACAATCAATCATATCAACTGGGAGCCAAAGAGATGTGGTCTGGGCCTCACTGGTCCGAAGTAGTGTCATTACAGGGAGAAAATGACCTTGTGGTGTCGAATTGGGGAAGTCAGAACATGAGCGTGTTCCTCAGTAATCCTCAATTCTTCAATGACCCGGATCCATCCATGGAGATCGGTACCAACTTCAGTGGACCAGGTCCATTGTCATCCAGTGACATCAATGGAGACGGACTCCAAGACATAATTGTAGGTTGTCAAGGTGGAATTGAAATCCTATATAATACTGGAATCGCACCTGTCCTGGATAAGAACTCGTCATTCTCACTCTATCTTGCTGGGAGCAATATCACCCAGATAACAACAGGAGACTTCGATTTTGGAATGGAATATATTTCCGGCTGGACGGAGACAACGGATGTAGCTGTGGTCAATTCCAGCCAGATAGAGGTGTACTTGAACGATGGAAGTCCTTCACCTCTTTCCGCTTCTAAGGTGTACACTCTAGTTCCCTCTGGTACAGGTCAGATCGCGTGGATGGATTCTGCATTAATCGATGATGACGAGCTTGCAGACATAGTGGTGGCTAGGGACGATGGTACTGTCACAGTATTCTTCCAGGACGAAGGCTATACGCCTTTTGGATTCGATGCCGATAACAAGATAGTGTTTCTCGCACCAAATGGCCTGAGCAATGCCGACATTGGGGATATCGACGATGACGGCCTCTCGGAGATCTCGATCCTGGGTGAAAATCTCGCCGTGGTCACTATCTTCGATGTGAATAAGACAGTTTCTCCAATGGTAGCGAACTTCACCTCTGGAGGTTGTGATGGATATGTCATCATCGAGGATTTGAACAATGATCTTAGAGAGGATCTCATTTTTTCCTCACCACTCTCAAAATGCGTATCATTCGTTTACCAGCAGAACCTGCCGCCCATCGCTTTTTCGGAAATCATTACCCAAGGGCCCATCTTCGAAGGACAGACTGTCACCTTCTTCGCAGGAAATTCGACTGACAACTACTCGGATATTGGAAGTCTTGACTACCATTGGGACTTTGGCGATATGGGAACCGGGAATGGAGATACAATCCAGCATGTTTTCCTGGACGATGGGGATTTCACGGTGACCCTAAGGGTGACCGATAGAGGTGGGCTGTATGACGAAGTAGTCCTTCAGGTCGAGATAGGGGACCTGTCCCCCAACGCTTTCTTCGATTGCCCCTCATCGGCGGAGGAAGGCGCCATTGTTCAATTCACGGACCTATCCAGTTCGTATCCAGACCAGATAGTGAACTGGACATGGGAGTTCGGTGATGGATGGAGCATTCCAATCCTGGAAGGTGGGGATCCCAATGTCACCCATGTCTTCATGGGGGATGGGGAGTACGATGTGAACCTCACTGTCGTAGATGATGATGGATCCCAGGACTCATCCTCTATAACCATTACCATAACGGATGGATCTCCATCCGCAGGATTCCAGGTCTCCGATCCAACCCCGGCCGAGGGACAGGCCATTACCTTTAGCTCGACCTCAACCTCATACCCCGACCAGATCGTCAATTGGACGTGGGAATTCGGAGACAGTGAATTCGGCTACGGGGAGGTTGTCCAGCACACGTTCACGCAAGACGATACTTACACGGTAGGCTTGACGGTCAGAGACTCGGATGGGAGTGAGGACACTCATGAGATCCTACTGACAGTGGAAGATGTTCCACCGATCGCTGGTATCGGATTCTTACCCTCATGGCAGTACGAGGGCGAGGTGGTTACCTTCACTGACATCTCAACATCGTACCACCCCATCTTCGATTGGACATGGGAATTCGGTGATGGGGATAAAAGCCACGTGAAGAACCCTATTCATGTATTCGAGACCGAAGGTGAATACACAGTCAGGTTAACTGTGACTGATGACGACGGTAGTCAGAATTGGACCGAGGTGTCGGTCGAGATACTTGACACCCTTGTGGCAGATTTTGCCATTAATGACATAAGTCTCTATGAAGGGGAGAGCATCCAGTTCACCGATCTTTCAAATTCGTATCACGAGGTGATCAACTGGACCTGGAATTTCGGGGATCAGAATGTCTCCTGGACCGAGAATTCTACACATGCCTTCGGGGATAATGGTTCCTACATGGTCGTACTTATTGTTAGAGCTTCTGATGGATCGGAGGCTCAGGCAAACATGACCGTAGTGGTGAGGGATACCACACCGGTGATCGATTCCCTCTATACCTCATCTGGCATCACCACTATTCTGGAAGACATGACTCTTCAGTTCAGGGTGAACTGTACAGAAGGCAACGATCAGATCATCCTCTATCAATGGGATTTCAACAAGGAGGGGAGTTTCCAGGCGGATAACACAACGACAACTGGAAGAATGACCGCCAGATACGCACAAGATGGCATTTACACCGTTGCAGTACGGGTTTGGGATTCGGACTCGTATGCCCAAGCCCAGATCGAGATCGAGGTGAATAATGTCCCGCCTACGGTCGAGCTTTCATACTATGTGATTACGAGCGGTAATATTCACTTCTTCGCCTCTTCCTACTCAGACAATGATAGCGATATGGAGAGCCTGATGTTCCAGTGGGACTTCGGGCAGGGTTATGGTACCCTAGTCAACTACAGTAGTGTGGACCATTATTTCGAAAACGATGACATGTATACTGTCCGCCTCAGGGTGGTGGATGATGATGGAGCATATGCTACCGATACAGTGTCAATACTCGTTGACCGCACACCTCCTACAGTTCAGGTGGGTGAAGTGGAAGACACCGCGTACATCGGAGAGATTATAGCAATTTCATTCGTTGTCACTGACGCTTTCGAAGTCGATTCCGTGGTCCTGTACTACATGATCGATGATAATCAGTGGACTCTTACCATGGTGCCATCTGGAACAGCGGGAGTGTATCGGGCTTCGATCCCCGCACAGGATCAAACTACGACCATCCAGTTATGGGTGGTAGCCACCGACAGCAGTGATAATTCAATGGAAACCGGGACACTTTCGATTCAGGTAATCGAGAAGCCAATATCTATGGATCTCTACCTGCTAGGCATCACCTTCGGCTTCGCTATCATAGGCGGGACCATCTACGTTGTCCGGAGAAGATATGCTATTGATGAGGTTTTCATCATCTTCGAGGACGGTTGTCTCATATCCCACGAAAGCAGACGACTGAAGCCTGGAATGGATGATGATATCCTTAGCAGCATGTTGGTTGCGATACAGGAATTCGTGAAGGACTCCTTCAAGGACGAAGAGGCAACCGGTATCAGAAGACTGGACTTCGGTGACAAGAAGATAATGGTGGAAAAGGGCGATAACATATACATGGCTGTCGTCCTGCATGGAACCGGAGGAGAGAAGGTTCAGCAGAAAATGCAGCATGTTCTGAATTCGATCGAGAAGGAATACGGTCAGGAACTCCAGGACTGGAATGGTGATCTGGAGAAAGTCAGGGGCATCAAGGAACGCTCCAAACAGCTCTTCGAGAGTAGAATCCTCAATATCCGGGGCAACAGTAACGGCGAGTCCAAAAATTTTAAGAGAAGTGGCTGA